The Hymenobacter oligotrophus genome has a window encoding:
- a CDS encoding aspartate aminotransferase family protein, giving the protein MLTPRQLFLRHQAQTSDFPLLLEIERAEGVWMYSPDGGRILDLISGIGVSNVGHRHPRVLQAIQQQLDKYLHLMVYGELVQAPPAELAHALHQTLPPALDNVYFVNSGTEAVEGALKLAKRHTGRTELISCHNAYHGSTQGALSVNGSEGFKRSYRPLLPDVRHIRYNHLPDLELITTRTAAVIVETVQGEAGVRVPLHDYLGHLRRRCTQVGALLILDEIQCGFGRTGTFWAFEQFGIEPDILLTAKGMGGGMPIGAFISRQEIMQGFKTNPILGHCTTFGGHPVSCAASLATLRTILDDNLLAGVPGKAARFRQQLVHPAIRAVRGQGLMMAVEFESFAVLKPIIDHALAHEGILTDWFLFCDNSLRLAPPLTIADDEIDYACAALLRAIDAVARQ; this is encoded by the coding sequence ATGCTTACTCCCCGCCAGCTTTTTTTGCGCCACCAGGCCCAAACGTCCGACTTTCCGTTGCTGCTCGAAATTGAGCGCGCCGAAGGCGTGTGGATGTACTCGCCCGACGGCGGCCGCATTCTCGATCTGATTTCGGGCATTGGCGTGAGCAACGTGGGGCACCGCCACCCGCGCGTACTGCAAGCCATTCAGCAGCAGCTCGATAAGTACTTGCACCTGATGGTGTACGGCGAGTTGGTACAGGCGCCGCCGGCCGAGCTGGCCCACGCCCTGCACCAAACCCTGCCCCCGGCCCTCGACAACGTGTACTTCGTGAACTCGGGCACCGAGGCTGTGGAGGGCGCGCTTAAGCTGGCCAAGCGCCACACCGGCCGCACCGAGCTCATCAGCTGCCACAACGCCTACCACGGCTCCACGCAGGGCGCCTTGTCGGTAAACGGCTCCGAGGGCTTTAAGCGCAGCTACCGCCCCCTGCTGCCCGATGTGCGCCACATCCGCTACAACCACCTGCCCGACCTCGAGCTGATTACCACGCGCACGGCCGCCGTAATCGTGGAAACGGTACAGGGCGAAGCCGGCGTGCGCGTGCCCCTGCACGACTACCTAGGGCACCTGCGCCGCCGCTGCACCCAAGTGGGCGCGCTGCTGATTTTGGACGAAATTCAGTGCGGTTTTGGCCGCACGGGCACGTTCTGGGCCTTCGAGCAATTTGGCATCGAGCCCGATATTCTGCTTACGGCCAAAGGCATGGGCGGCGGCATGCCCATCGGGGCATTCATTTCGCGCCAGGAAATCATGCAGGGCTTCAAGACGAACCCCATCCTGGGCCACTGCACCACCTTCGGCGGCCACCCCGTGTCGTGCGCGGCCTCGCTGGCCACGCTGCGCACTATCCTCGACGACAACCTGCTGGCCGGCGTACCTGGCAAAGCCGCGCGCTTCCGGCAGCAGCTGGTGCACCCGGCCATTCGGGCGGTGCGCGGCCAGGGACTGATGATGGCTGTGGAGTTTGAGTCGTTTGCGGTACTGAAGCCCATCATCGACCACGCCCTCGCGCACGAAGGCATACTTACCGACTGGTTTTTGTTCTGCGACAACTCGCTGCGCCTGGCCCCGCCCCTCACCATCGCCGACGACGAAATCGACTACGCCTGCGCGGCCTTGCTGCGGGCCATTGATGCAGTAGCCCGGCAGTAG
- the bcp gene encoding thioredoxin-dependent thiol peroxidase, which yields MTLIPGDQAPDFASQDQHGYTVRLSDLRGQRVALYFYPKDDTPGCTAQACSLRDGETELKAAGITVLGVSPDTEGSHQRFAQKYELPFQLLADPDKQLTQAYGVWQEKKNYGRTYWGVVRTTFLIDAEGRVERIIRRPDTKNHAAQLLK from the coding sequence ATTACGCTGATCCCCGGCGACCAAGCCCCCGACTTCGCGTCGCAAGACCAACACGGCTACACCGTGCGCCTTTCCGATTTGCGCGGCCAGCGCGTGGCCCTGTACTTCTACCCCAAAGACGACACCCCCGGCTGCACGGCCCAAGCCTGCTCGCTGCGCGATGGCGAGACGGAGCTGAAAGCTGCCGGCATCACCGTTTTGGGCGTCAGCCCCGATACCGAGGGGTCGCACCAGCGCTTTGCCCAGAAGTACGAGTTGCCTTTTCAGCTCCTGGCCGACCCCGATAAGCAGCTAACCCAAGCGTACGGCGTGTGGCAGGAAAAGAAAAACTACGGCCGCACCTACTGGGGCGTGGTGCGCACCACCTTCCTGATCGATGCCGAGGGCCGCGTGGAGCGCATCATCCGCCGACCCGATACCAAGAACCACGCTGCTCAATTGCTCAAGTAA
- a CDS encoding lipocalin family protein, translating to MTTPNIRKPGLLTAAAAALATGAAVYALTRRKLPELSTVPHVDLHRYAGLWYEIARLPQRYERRCTNVTAEYRPLPDGRLEVKNTCRKNSVYGPAEDVHGVARVVDTATNAKLKVQFQWPFEGDYWILTLDPEYQFALVGTPNRKALWILARKPHLALPTLHNLVEVARQKGFPVGKLIYTEQLEANQL from the coding sequence ATGACTACGCCCAACATCCGTAAGCCTGGCCTGTTGACGGCCGCCGCGGCCGCGCTTGCTACCGGAGCGGCGGTGTACGCGCTTACCCGCCGCAAACTCCCCGAGCTGAGTACCGTGCCGCACGTCGATTTGCACCGCTACGCCGGTTTGTGGTACGAAATAGCGCGGCTGCCGCAACGCTACGAGAGGCGCTGCACCAACGTAACGGCCGAGTACCGCCCCCTGCCCGATGGCCGCCTTGAGGTGAAGAACACTTGCCGCAAAAACTCGGTGTACGGCCCCGCCGAAGACGTGCACGGCGTAGCCCGGGTGGTGGATACCGCCACCAACGCCAAGCTGAAAGTGCAGTTTCAGTGGCCTTTCGAGGGCGACTACTGGATTCTGACGCTCGACCCAGAGTACCAGTTTGCCCTGGTGGGGACGCCCAATCGCAAAGCCCTCTGGATACTCGCCCGCAAACCGCACCTCGCGCTGCCCACGTTGCACAACCTCGTGGAGGTAGCCCGGCAAAAGGGTTTCCCGGTCGGCAAGCTGATTTACACCGAGCAACTCGAGGCCAACCAGCTCTAG
- a CDS encoding glycosyltransferase: MRRLLFAVTSDLTYDQRMQRICASLAQHGYGVRLVGRQLPSSRPLGAQPFEQVRLRCWFNKGKLFYAEYNIRLLLYLLRQRGWHAYCAADLDAALPVWLRARLGGRPFVYDAHELFTEVPEVVARPWVQRAWRGVEQWVVPRATLAYTVGPALARWFGQRYGRPFGVVRNISRLGADAPASAPAAGYILYQGVLNVGRGLEALLDAMPAVEGRLVICGEGDLSAQLRQRAADLGLLASGKVAFRGYVVPAELRQVTLGAAVGISVLEHLGLSYYYSLANKFFDYLHAGVPQLISPFPEYLALNDAYQVAEVVPHLTPECLAAALNRLLRDAPERRAQLACNCQLARLELNWQHEETELLRLYEALWLTAGPQPVTA, encoded by the coding sequence GTGCGCCGTCTGCTTTTCGCCGTTACCTCCGACCTTACTTACGACCAGCGCATGCAGCGCATTTGTGCCTCGCTGGCGCAGCACGGCTATGGCGTGCGGCTGGTGGGGCGGCAACTGCCCAGCTCGCGCCCACTCGGCGCGCAACCCTTTGAACAAGTGCGGCTTCGCTGTTGGTTCAACAAGGGCAAGCTCTTCTACGCAGAGTACAACATCCGGCTGCTGCTGTACCTGCTGCGGCAGCGCGGCTGGCACGCCTACTGCGCCGCCGACCTCGACGCCGCGCTGCCGGTGTGGCTGCGGGCCCGCCTCGGCGGCCGGCCTTTTGTGTACGATGCCCACGAACTATTTACCGAAGTGCCCGAGGTGGTGGCCCGCCCGTGGGTGCAGCGCGCGTGGCGCGGGGTGGAGCAATGGGTGGTGCCCCGGGCCACGCTGGCTTACACGGTGGGACCGGCGCTGGCCCGGTGGTTTGGCCAGCGCTACGGGCGGCCGTTTGGGGTGGTGCGCAACATCAGCCGCCTAGGTGCCGACGCGCCCGCCAGCGCCCCGGCAGCCGGCTATATCCTGTACCAAGGCGTGCTGAACGTGGGCCGCGGCCTCGAGGCGTTGCTTGATGCCATGCCCGCGGTTGAGGGCCGGCTGGTGATTTGCGGCGAGGGTGACCTGTCGGCCCAGCTGCGCCAGCGCGCCGCCGACCTAGGGCTGCTGGCCAGCGGCAAGGTGGCGTTTCGGGGGTACGTGGTGCCGGCCGAGCTGCGCCAGGTAACCCTAGGTGCTGCCGTGGGCATTAGCGTGCTCGAGCACCTAGGGCTCAGCTACTATTACTCCTTGGCCAACAAGTTTTTTGATTACCTGCACGCCGGTGTGCCGCAGCTGATTTCGCCGTTTCCGGAGTACCTGGCCCTGAACGACGCCTACCAGGTGGCCGAAGTGGTGCCGCACCTGACGCCCGAATGCTTGGCCGCCGCGCTCAACCGCCTGCTGCGCGATGCGCCCGAACGCCGCGCGCAGCTGGCCTGTAACTGCCAGCTGGCCCGCCTGGAGCTTAACTGGCAGCACGAAGAAACCGAACTGCTGCGCCTGTACGAGGCGCTTTGGCTTACCGCGGGGCCTCAACCCGTAACTGCATGA
- a CDS encoding periplasmic heavy metal sensor, producing the protein MKLFRLLYPLLVLLALGAGAPAMAQRPGGPGNGPRMERLESARVAYITEKLALTPEQSQRFWPLFNEYTEKRRALRRQAGEARRGTDYSAMSDKDIRAALNQQFAMRQNELNLDKEYVARFEKVITLRQVAQLQQAEREFTRALIKRLDNRPAQAATNDD; encoded by the coding sequence ATGAAGCTTTTTCGATTGCTCTACCCGCTGCTTGTGCTGCTGGCCCTAGGTGCCGGCGCGCCCGCCATGGCACAGCGGCCCGGTGGCCCCGGCAACGGCCCGCGCATGGAGCGCCTCGAAAGCGCCCGCGTGGCCTACATCACCGAAAAACTGGCCCTCACGCCCGAACAGTCGCAGCGCTTCTGGCCCTTGTTCAACGAGTACACCGAAAAGCGCCGGGCCCTGCGCCGCCAGGCCGGCGAGGCGCGCCGCGGCACCGATTACTCCGCCATGAGCGACAAAGACATTCGGGCGGCGCTCAACCAGCAGTTTGCCATGCGCCAGAACGAGCTGAACCTCGACAAAGAGTATGTGGCCCGTTTTGAGAAGGTAATTACCCTGCGCCAGGTGGCCCAGCTGCAGCAGGCCGAACGCGAGTTTACCCGCGCCCTTATCAAGCGCCTCGACAACCGCCCTGCCCAAGCCGCCACCAACGACGATTAA
- the miaA gene encoding tRNA (adenosine(37)-N6)-dimethylallyltransferase MiaA: MSKQATPPLLLVVAGPTAVGKTALCVRMAQHLGTEVVSADARQFFREMSIGTAKPTAAEMQGVPHHFIDSHSVEEEYSAGRYEADCLHLLQQLFQRHRVVVLTGGSGLYLQAITDGFDDLPPADPAVRAQLQQQLEEQGLPALVAQLAELDPVCHERIDRQNHVRVLRALEVTLSTGRPFSAFHGSSPKAERPFEVLKVALSRERDELYQRIDLRVDQMLTEGLLDEVKALVPHREKQALQTVGYQEIFGFLDGAYDWAEAVRLLKRNTRRYAKRQLTWLRRDPAYHWLHPDEAEAWLRAHLAQRT; the protein is encoded by the coding sequence ATGAGCAAACAAGCAACCCCGCCGCTGCTGCTGGTAGTAGCCGGCCCCACGGCCGTGGGCAAAACGGCATTGTGCGTGCGCATGGCGCAGCATTTGGGCACCGAGGTGGTATCGGCCGATGCGCGCCAGTTCTTCCGCGAAATGAGCATCGGCACGGCCAAACCCACCGCCGCCGAAATGCAGGGCGTGCCGCACCATTTCATCGATTCGCACTCGGTGGAGGAGGAGTACAGCGCCGGCCGCTACGAAGCCGATTGCCTGCACCTGTTGCAGCAGCTGTTTCAGCGCCACCGGGTGGTTGTCCTCACGGGCGGCTCGGGCTTGTACCTGCAGGCCATTACCGATGGTTTCGACGACCTGCCGCCCGCCGACCCCGCCGTGCGCGCGCAACTGCAGCAGCAGCTCGAGGAACAGGGCCTGCCCGCCCTGGTAGCCCAGCTGGCCGAGCTCGACCCGGTATGCCACGAGCGCATCGACCGCCAAAACCACGTGCGCGTGCTGCGGGCCCTGGAGGTGACGCTAAGCACCGGCCGGCCTTTCAGCGCCTTCCACGGCAGCAGCCCCAAAGCCGAACGCCCGTTTGAGGTGCTGAAAGTGGCCCTCAGCCGCGAGCGGGACGAGCTGTACCAGCGCATTGATTTGCGCGTGGATCAGATGCTAACCGAAGGCTTGCTCGACGAAGTGAAAGCCCTGGTGCCGCACCGCGAAAAGCAGGCGTTGCAAACCGTGGGCTACCAGGAAATCTTTGGTTTTCTGGACGGCGCCTACGACTGGGCCGAGGCCGTGCGCCTGCTCAAACGCAACACCCGCCGCTACGCCAAGCGCCAGCTTACCTGGCTGCGCCGCGACCCGGCCTACCATTGGCTACACCCCGATGAGGCCGAAGCCTGGCTACGCGCCCACCTAGCCCAGCGCACCTAG
- a CDS encoding transketolase, giving the protein MSASSSPAEATATRSITELKQIAAQVRRDIVRMVHAVNSGHPGGSLGCTDLLVALYFKFMKHTPEPFDMNGVGQDLFFLSNGHISPVFYSVLARSGYFPVSELATFRKLDSRLQGHPTTHEHLPGVRVASGSLGQGLSVAIGAAQAKKLNNDDRTVYVLMGDGELEEGQIWEAAMYAPHHKVDNLVAVVDRNGQQIDGPTDKVGGLGDLRAKFEAFGWQVIEADGNQFETLLPALEQAQSLLGQGKPVMLLMDTQMGFGVDYMMGSHKWHGVAPNDEQLEKALQQLEVEQNSDY; this is encoded by the coding sequence ATGTCAGCTTCTTCTTCTCCCGCCGAAGCCACGGCGACCCGCTCCATCACCGAGCTTAAGCAAATAGCCGCGCAGGTGCGCCGCGACATCGTGCGCATGGTGCACGCCGTAAACTCGGGCCACCCCGGCGGCTCGCTGGGCTGCACCGATTTGCTGGTGGCCTTGTACTTCAAGTTCATGAAGCACACGCCCGAGCCCTTCGACATGAACGGCGTGGGCCAGGACCTGTTCTTCCTCTCGAACGGCCACATTTCGCCGGTGTTTTACTCGGTGCTGGCCCGCTCGGGTTACTTCCCGGTAAGCGAGCTGGCTACCTTCCGCAAGCTCGATTCGCGCCTGCAGGGCCACCCCACCACGCATGAGCACTTGCCCGGCGTGCGCGTGGCCTCGGGCTCGTTGGGCCAGGGCCTGAGCGTAGCCATTGGCGCGGCGCAAGCCAAAAAGCTGAACAACGACGACCGCACCGTGTACGTGCTGATGGGCGACGGCGAGCTGGAAGAAGGCCAGATTTGGGAAGCCGCCATGTACGCCCCGCACCACAAGGTGGATAACCTGGTTGCGGTGGTCGACCGCAACGGCCAGCAGATCGACGGCCCCACCGACAAAGTGGGCGGCCTAGGTGATTTGCGCGCCAAGTTCGAAGCCTTTGGCTGGCAAGTAATCGAAGCCGATGGCAACCAGTTCGAAACGCTGCTGCCGGCGCTGGAGCAAGCCCAATCGCTGCTCGGCCAAGGCAAGCCCGTAATGCTGCTGATGGATACCCAAATGGGCTTCGGCGTCGATTACATGATGGGCTCGCACAAGTGGCACGGCGTAGCCCCGAACGACGAGCAGTTGGAGAAAGCCCTGCAGCAGCTCGAGGTTGAACAAAACTCCGATTACTAA
- a CDS encoding RNA polymerase sigma factor — protein sequence MEDQEILLKFRDPAARNVAFNQLVRKYQQRVYWHVRKMVIDHDDADDLVQDVFVKVWNNLENFRADASLYTWIYRIATNECLNFLQSKRRKFFLPLNDVGAELSAKLEADDSLAADEVELKLQKAILRLPDKQRMVFNLRYYDEMPYEQMAEVTGTSVGALKASYHHAVKKIEQYVNEASH from the coding sequence TTGGAAGACCAGGAAATCCTCCTCAAGTTTCGGGACCCCGCTGCGCGCAACGTGGCCTTCAACCAACTGGTGCGCAAGTACCAGCAGCGGGTGTACTGGCACGTGCGCAAAATGGTAATCGACCACGACGATGCCGACGACCTGGTGCAGGACGTGTTCGTGAAGGTGTGGAACAACCTCGAGAACTTCCGCGCCGACGCCTCGCTCTACACTTGGATTTACCGCATTGCCACCAACGAATGCCTTAACTTTTTGCAGAGCAAGCGGCGCAAGTTTTTCCTGCCGCTCAACGATGTGGGCGCCGAGCTTTCGGCCAAGCTCGAGGCCGACGACTCCTTGGCCGCCGACGAGGTGGAGCTGAAGTTGCAGAAAGCCATTTTGCGCCTGCCCGACAAGCAGCGCATGGTGTTTAACCTGCGCTACTACGACGAAATGCCCTACGAGCAAATGGCCGAGGTTACCGGCACCAGCGTGGGCGCCCTTAAGGCATCGTACCACCACGCCGTCAAGAAGATCGAGCAATACGTAAACGAAGCCAGCCATTAA
- a CDS encoding transketolase family protein: protein MKDFPYTEKKDTRSGFGAGLHELGQTNPNVVALCADLIGSLKMDAFVKDFPERFFQVGIAEANMMGLAAGLTIGGKIPFTGTFANFSTGRVYDQIRQSIAYSGKNVKICASHAGLTLGEDGATHQILEDVGMMKMLPGMTVINPCDYNQTKAATLAIADYEGPVYLRFGRPVVPNFTPADQKFEIGKALMLNEGTDVSIFATGHLVWKAILAGHLLAEKGINAEIINIHTIKPLDEEAVLQSVRKTRCVVTAEEHQMHGGLGDSIAQLLAREEPLPLEMVAVNDSFGESGTPDQLMEKYGLNEAAIVAAVEKVISRRK, encoded by the coding sequence ATGAAAGATTTCCCGTACACCGAGAAGAAAGACACCCGCTCCGGCTTCGGCGCTGGCTTGCACGAGCTTGGCCAAACCAACCCCAACGTGGTAGCCCTGTGCGCCGACCTGATTGGTTCTTTGAAAATGGACGCCTTTGTAAAGGATTTTCCAGAGCGCTTCTTTCAGGTAGGCATTGCCGAGGCCAACATGATGGGCCTGGCGGCAGGCCTCACCATCGGTGGCAAAATTCCCTTTACGGGCACCTTCGCCAACTTCAGCACGGGCCGCGTGTACGACCAGATTCGCCAGAGCATTGCCTACTCGGGCAAGAACGTGAAGATCTGCGCTTCGCACGCTGGCCTTACCCTAGGTGAAGACGGCGCCACGCACCAGATTCTGGAAGATGTTGGCATGATGAAGATGCTGCCCGGCATGACCGTCATCAACCCCTGCGACTACAACCAAACCAAAGCCGCCACCCTGGCCATTGCCGATTACGAAGGCCCGGTGTACCTGCGCTTTGGCCGCCCGGTGGTGCCCAATTTCACCCCGGCCGATCAGAAGTTTGAAATCGGCAAAGCCCTGATGCTAAACGAAGGCACCGACGTGAGCATCTTCGCCACGGGCCACTTGGTTTGGAAAGCCATCCTGGCCGGACACTTGCTGGCGGAGAAAGGCATTAACGCCGAAATCATCAACATCCACACCATTAAGCCACTCGACGAGGAAGCGGTGCTGCAATCGGTGCGCAAAACGCGCTGCGTGGTAACGGCCGAGGAGCACCAGATGCACGGCGGCCTCGGCGACAGCATTGCCCAGCTGCTGGCCCGCGAGGAGCCACTGCCGCTGGAAATGGTAGCCGTGAACGACTCGTTCGGCGAATCGGGTACGCCTGATCAGCTGATGGAGAAATACGGCCTGAACGAAGCCGCCATTGTAGCGGCCGTTGAGAAAGTAATCAGCCGCCGCAAGTAA
- a CDS encoding vWA domain-containing protein: protein MLLRTLFLWFLVVAGLLAGQPLRAQQAGPQSQPKTTRILFVLDASGSMLAPWEGEPRWNVAKRLLARMADSLNAYPNLELGLRAYGHLHDKDENNCEDSRLEVPFARKNAAAIKQKLQELKPQGNTPITYSLMQSASDFPSEKTSRNVLILITDGLESCKGDPCATSLALQRKRIFLKPFVIGIGAERDFGKQLECLGQYYNAADVKTFRTILNDVIAQTLAKTTVAVNLTDENGRPVESNVNLTFLNSLTDTPEYNYVHWRDAKGQADVLDVDPLQSYDLVINTVPPVRQANLPIKPGKANVLSFKTPQGTLHLQNPQLTPNPYGTMHAVVRMQGNPATLVSRPFGSKQKLLTGNYEVEILTLPRQFRRVSIRQGQETVVTYDAPGTLNILSDLKGYGSIYRLNQDDTQTWVYTLADNASSKVNLTMQPGNYRLVFRTSTATGSKFTDVRSFTIRSGQTTSVSIFGK from the coding sequence ATGTTACTTCGCACGCTCTTTCTCTGGTTTTTGGTTGTTGCCGGCTTGTTGGCCGGCCAGCCTTTGCGCGCCCAGCAAGCTGGGCCGCAAAGCCAGCCCAAAACCACGCGCATTCTGTTCGTGCTCGATGCTTCGGGCTCGATGCTGGCGCCGTGGGAAGGCGAGCCGCGCTGGAACGTAGCCAAACGCTTGCTGGCCCGCATGGCCGATTCGCTCAACGCCTACCCCAACCTCGAGCTGGGTTTGCGCGCCTACGGCCACTTGCACGATAAAGACGAAAATAACTGCGAAGACTCGCGGTTGGAAGTGCCCTTTGCGCGCAAGAATGCGGCCGCCATCAAGCAAAAGCTACAGGAGCTGAAGCCGCAAGGCAACACGCCCATTACGTACTCGCTGATGCAGTCGGCGTCGGATTTTCCGTCGGAAAAAACCTCGCGCAACGTGCTCATTCTAATTACCGACGGGCTGGAGTCGTGCAAAGGCGACCCGTGCGCCACTTCGCTGGCCTTGCAGCGCAAGCGCATCTTCCTGAAGCCGTTTGTGATTGGCATTGGCGCCGAGCGCGATTTTGGCAAGCAGCTGGAGTGCCTGGGGCAGTACTACAACGCGGCCGATGTGAAGACCTTCCGGACCATCCTCAACGACGTTATCGCCCAAACCCTGGCCAAAACCACGGTGGCCGTGAACCTGACGGACGAGAACGGCCGGCCCGTGGAGTCGAACGTGAACCTGACTTTCCTGAACAGCCTCACCGACACGCCCGAGTACAACTACGTACACTGGCGCGACGCCAAAGGCCAGGCCGATGTGCTCGATGTCGACCCGCTGCAATCCTACGATTTGGTCATCAACACGGTGCCGCCGGTGCGGCAGGCCAATTTGCCTATCAAGCCGGGCAAAGCCAACGTGCTGAGCTTCAAAACTCCGCAAGGCACCCTCCACCTGCAAAACCCGCAGCTTACGCCCAATCCCTACGGCACCATGCACGCCGTGGTGCGCATGCAAGGCAACCCGGCCACGTTGGTGTCAAGGCCCTTCGGCAGCAAGCAAAAGCTGCTGACGGGCAACTACGAGGTTGAAATTCTGACCTTGCCCAGGCAGTTTCGGCGCGTGAGCATCCGGCAAGGCCAGGAAACCGTGGTGACGTACGATGCCCCTGGCACGCTTAACATCCTGTCGGATTTGAAAGGCTACGGCAGCATTTACCGCCTAAACCAGGACGACACCCAAACCTGGGTATACACCTTAGCTGATAACGCCAGCAGCAAAGTCAACCTGACGATGCAGCCCGGCAACTACCGCTTGGTGTTCCGCACCAGCACGGCCACCGGCAGCAAGTTCACCGATGTGCGCAGCTTTACCATCCGTAGTGGGCAAACCACTTCGGTCAGCATTTTTGGCAAGTGA
- the pfkA gene encoding 6-phosphofructokinase, producing the protein MKRIGVFTSGGDAPGMNACIRAVVRTALYHGIEVYGIMRGYSGMIKGEIVRLDTTSVANIVQRGGTILKSARSQKFMTKEGRQQAFDQLVNHKIEGLVAIGGNGTFTGAMKFEEEFGIPTVGAPGTIDNDLYGTDYTIGYDTAVNTALDAIDKIRDTADSHDRAFFVEVMGRDSGYIAIPCAIGGGAEIVLVPEQQQSIDTVIETLQTARKRQKSSFLIIVAEGDEEGNATIIANKVKEAIPEMDARVTVIGHIQRGGAPSAADRLLASQIGIAAVEGLVNGMRNVMAGIVDRKLVYTPFHDTIYKKKLINQGFMRMVEILSV; encoded by the coding sequence ATGAAACGCATCGGAGTGTTTACGAGCGGCGGCGACGCGCCCGGCATGAACGCGTGCATCCGCGCCGTGGTGCGCACGGCCCTCTACCACGGCATCGAAGTTTACGGCATTATGCGCGGGTACTCCGGCATGATCAAAGGCGAAATCGTGCGGCTCGACACCACCTCGGTGGCCAACATCGTGCAGCGCGGCGGCACCATTCTTAAGTCGGCTCGCTCGCAGAAGTTCATGACGAAGGAGGGCCGCCAACAGGCGTTCGATCAGCTGGTGAACCACAAGATCGAGGGCCTCGTGGCCATCGGCGGCAACGGTACTTTTACCGGCGCCATGAAGTTTGAAGAGGAGTTCGGCATTCCGACCGTAGGGGCACCCGGCACCATCGACAACGACCTCTACGGCACCGATTACACCATTGGCTACGACACGGCCGTGAACACGGCGCTCGACGCCATCGACAAAATCCGCGACACGGCCGACTCGCACGACCGCGCCTTTTTTGTGGAGGTAATGGGCCGCGACTCGGGCTACATTGCCATTCCGTGCGCCATTGGCGGCGGGGCCGAAATTGTGTTGGTGCCCGAGCAGCAGCAAAGCATCGATACGGTTATCGAAACGCTGCAAACCGCCCGCAAGCGCCAAAAGTCGTCGTTCCTGATCATCGTAGCCGAGGGCGACGAGGAAGGCAACGCCACCATCATTGCCAACAAAGTGAAGGAGGCCATTCCGGAAATGGACGCCCGCGTAACGGTTATCGGCCACATTCAGCGCGGCGGGGCCCCCTCGGCAGCCGACCGCCTGCTGGCTTCGCAAATTGGCATTGCGGCCGTGGAGGGTTTGGTGAACGGCATGCGCAACGTAATGGCCGGCATCGTCGACCGCAAGCTGGTGTACACCCCTTTCCACGACACTATTTACAAGAAAAAGCTCATCAACCAGGGCTTTATGCGCATGGTGGAGATTTTGTCGGTGTAG
- a CDS encoding tellurite resistance TerB family protein has product MFGFFESEQSKKVRSHIHNLASLARVDGHIDEREMNFLVSVGKKNGLSSSDVRSVVAQAQQHSLTLPDNDSERFDQIFDLVDMMLADGVVDDNEMDFCIDMAEKLGFRKAIVGVLVRKISMGVRDGLPREQIKTESEAFLNFKGEGTAAHGRGL; this is encoded by the coding sequence ATGTTTGGTTTCTTCGAAAGCGAACAAAGCAAGAAAGTACGCAGCCACATTCACAACCTGGCTTCGCTGGCCCGCGTCGACGGGCACATCGACGAGCGGGAGATGAATTTCCTGGTGTCGGTGGGGAAGAAAAACGGGCTGAGCTCGAGCGATGTGCGCAGCGTGGTGGCACAGGCGCAGCAGCATAGCCTTACGCTGCCCGACAACGACTCCGAGCGCTTCGACCAAATCTTCGACCTGGTGGACATGATGCTGGCCGATGGCGTGGTGGACGACAACGAAATGGATTTTTGCATCGACATGGCCGAGAAGCTGGGCTTCCGCAAAGCCATTGTGGGCGTGCTGGTGCGCAAAATATCCATGGGCGTGCGCGACGGCCTGCCCCGCGAACAAATCAAGACCGAATCGGAAGCCTTCCTGAATTTCAAAGGCGAAGGCACCGCCGCCCACGGCCGCGGCCTATAG